GCAACGGGCGCTGGAGCTGCTCCGCCCGGAGGGCACCGTGCTGGAGCTGAGCTGGTACGGCGACCGCCCGGTGACGCTGTCGCTGGGCGGGGCGTTCCACTCCCGCCGGCTGACCGTACGCAGCAGCCAGGTCGGCACCGTCTCGCCGCGCCGCGCCGACCGCAGCTATGCCGACCGGCTGGCGCTGGCCCTGGAGCTGCTCGCCGATCCGGCGTTCGACGCCCTGCTCACCGGCCGGTCCCGCTTCGCGGAGCTGCCCGACGTGCTAGACCGGCTGAGCACCGGCCGGCTGCCCGCACTGTGCCATCTCATCAGCTACGACGAGGAGTGATCCGTGTTCAGCGTGACGGTACGGGACCACATGATGGTCGCCCACAGCTTCACCGGTGAGGTGTTCGGCCCCGCGCAGCGGCTGCACGGCGCCACCTTCGTCGTCGACGCCACCTTCCGCCGGCCCGACCTGGACGGCGACGGGATCGTCGTCGACATCGGGCTGGCCACCACCCAGCTCAAGGAGGTGCTCGGCGAGCTGACCTACCGCAACCTCGACGACGAGCCGGCCTTCGCCGGGGTGAACACCACCACCGAGGTGCTGGCCCGGACGGTCGCGGACCGGCTGGCCGACCGGGTGCACGCCGGTGAGCTGGGCGAGGGGGCCCGCGGCCTGGCCGGCATCACGGTGACCCTGCACGAGTCGCACGTCGCCTGGGCCAGCTACGAGCGGTCGCTGTAGCGGATGACCGTGCTGCACGTGGTGCTGCCCGGCGACATCGACGACCCGGCCACGCCCAGCGGGGGCAACCGCTACGACCGCCGGGTCTGCGACGGGCTGCGGACGGCCGGCTGGGACGTCCGGGAGCACCCCGCGCCCGGCGGCTGGCCGGTGCCCGACCCCGGGAGCGGGCGGCGCTGGCCGCGCTGCTGGACGCCCTGCCGGACGCCGCGACGGTGCTGCTGGACGGCCTGGTCGCCTCGGCCGTGCCGGAGGTGCTGGTGCCCCGGGCCGGCCGGCTGCGTCCGGTGGTGCTGGTGCACCTGCCGCTGGAGACCGACGCGGAGGCCCGGGCGCTGGCCGCCGCCGCCGGCGTGGTGACCACCAGCGAGTGGACCCGTCGCCGCCTGCTGGACCGGTACCCGCTGCCCGCCGACCGGGTCCGGGTGGCCGCCCCGGCACCGACCCCGCGCCGCCGGCGACCGGCTCGGCGGCCGGCACGGCCCTGCTCTGCGTCGCCGCGCTCACCCCGCACAAGGGGCACGACGTGCTGGCCACCGCCCTGGCGGAGCTGACGGCACTGCCCTGGACCTGCGACCTCGTCGGCGCGCTGACCCGGGACCCGGCGTACGTCGACCGGCTCCGCCGGCAGCTCGCCGATGCGGGACTCGCCGGCCGGGTCCGGCTGCGCGGCCCCCGCACCGGCGCCGCCCTCGACGCCGCGTACGCCAGGGGCGGACCTGCTGGTGCTGCCGTCCCGGGGCGAGACGTACGGCATGGTGGTGACCGAGGCGCTGGCCGGGGCGTACCGGTGCTCGGCACCGAGGTGGGCGGGCTGCCCGAGGCGCTCGGACACGCGCCGGGCGGCGGACGTCCCGGGCTGCTCGTGCCGCCCGGCGATCCGGCCGCGCTGGCCGGGGCGCTGCGCCGCTGGCTCACCGAACCCGACCTGCGGGCCCGGCTGCGCGTGGCGGCCCGGGCCCGGCGGGACACCCTCGCCGACTGGGCGGTCACCACGACCCGCCTGGCGACCGCACTGAAGGAGGCCACGGCGACATGAGCAGCGAACTCCCGCCCGACTTCGCCGACTGGCTGCGACTGCGCGAGCCGGCCGACGCGGCGGCCGCCCGCGGAGCTGGTCGACCTGGTCCGCCGCCGGCTGCCACCGGCCGGCCCTGGTGGTGCACGACCTGGGCAGCGGCACCGGCTCGATGGCCCGCTGGCTGGCCCCCCGGCTGCCCGGCCCGCAGCGCTGGATCCTGCACGACCGGGCCACCGACCTGCTGGACCGGGCGGTGGCCGACCCACCGTACGACGCCGACGGCGGGGCGGTCGACGTCGCGACCCGGGGCTCGGACATCACCCGGCTTACCGCCGCCGACCTCGCCGACGCCGACCTGGTGACCGCGTCGGCGCTGCTGGACATGCTCACCGCCGAGGAGGTCGACCGGGTGGCGGCGGCCTGCGCCGGGCGGCCCACGCTCTTCGTGCTCACCGTGGTCGGGCGGGTGGCGTTCGACCCCGCCGACCCCCTCGACGACGAGCTGACCGGGGCGTTCAACGACCACCAGCGGCGTACCGTGGCCGGCCGGAGGCTGCTCGGCCCGGACGCCGTCGACGCGACGATCACCGCCTTCCGCCGGCGCGGGGTGGACGTGACGGTCCGGTCCAGCCCGTGGCGGCTCGGCCCGGAGCAGGCCGCGCTGACCGCCGAGTGGCTCACCGGGTGGCTCGACGCGGCCTGCGCGCAGCGGCCGGAGCTGGCCGGGCCGGCCGGGGCGTACCGTCGGCGTCGGCTGGCGGAGGCGGCCCGGGGTGGGCTGCGGGTGGAGCTGGCCCACACCGACCTGCTGGCCGAGGGCTGAACCGGCCGGCGGCGCGGCACGTGAGACCAGGTGGACGTACGGCCCGGGGAGGACCACGTTGGCACAGGCGACGATCGCCGCACCCGCCGCACCCGCGGCCCGCTCCGGGTGGGCGCTGCTGCGCACGCTCGGCGGGTTCGCCGTGCTCGCCGCCCTCGTCTGGTGGGTGGGCACCGGCCCGTTCCTGGCCGGGCTGCGGCTCATCGACGGGCCGGCGCTGGCCGCCGCGCTCGGCATCGGCCTGGTCACCACCGTCTGCTGCGCGTGGCGCTGGGCGCTGGTGGCCGGCGGTCTCGGGGTCCGGCTGCCGCTGGGCACCGCCGTGGCGCACTGCTACCGGGCGCTGTTCCTCAACTCGACGCTGCCCGGCGGCGTGCTCGGCGACGTGGACCGGGCGGTGCGGCACGGCCGGGACGCCGGTGACGTGAGCCGGGGCGTCCGCGCGGTGGTCTGGGAGCGGACCGCCGGTCAGGTCGTCCAGCTCGGCATCGCGCTGGTCGTCCTGGCGGCGCTGCCGTCCCCGGTCCGGCCCTGGCTGCCG
The Micromonospora sp. R77 DNA segment above includes these coding regions:
- a CDS encoding 6-carboxytetrahydropterin synthase, with protein sequence MFSVTVRDHMMVAHSFTGEVFGPAQRLHGATFVVDATFRRPDLDGDGIVVDIGLATTQLKEVLGELTYRNLDDEPAFAGVNTTTEVLARTVADRLADRVHAGELGEGARGLAGITVTLHESHVAWASYERSL
- a CDS encoding glycosyltransferase gives rise to the protein MLATALAELTALPWTCDLVGALTRDPAYVDRLRRQLADAGLAGRVRLRGPRTGAALDAAYARGGPAGAAVPGRDVRHGGDRGAGRGVPVLGTEVGGLPEALGHAPGGGRPGLLVPPGDPAALAGALRRWLTEPDLRARLRVAARARRDTLADWAVTTTRLATALKEATAT
- a CDS encoding lysylphosphatidylglycerol synthase domain-containing protein, with amino-acid sequence MAQATIAAPAAPAARSGWALLRTLGGFAVLAALVWWVGTGPFLAGLRLIDGPALAAALGIGLVTTVCCAWRWALVAGGLGVRLPLGTAVAHCYRALFLNSTLPGGVLGDVDRAVRHGRDAGDVSRGVRAVVWERTAGQVVQLGIALVVLAALPSPVRPWLPAVLAVLVVTGVGLVLLVRAVPTSGASRWARGARTALADVRAGLLARRTWGGVLVASAVVVAGHLATFVVAARTAGADAPLHRLVPLTLLALLAMGLPANVGGFGPREGAAAWAFAAAGLTAAQGVAAAMVYGALVLVSSLPGALVLVLWRRRTARAAG